One Diospyros lotus cultivar Yz01 chromosome 1, ASM1463336v1, whole genome shotgun sequence genomic window carries:
- the LOC127812305 gene encoding uncharacterized protein LOC127812305: MNLHKAIPQPYPRCLLLLLRLCPTMAFLLAIKALPILALALALCVHPTFGEGTECENLNKNSCSFAVSSSGKRCVLEKTVRRTGEEGYICRSSEIEADKIKDWIETDHCVESCGLDRTALGISSDSLLESQFAQKLCSSQCYNGCPNVVNLYFNLAAGEGVFLPKFCEAQAKIARRGMAEVIRSSGFVAEGPESGSVHAVKFTDAPAMAPY, encoded by the exons ATGAATCTTCACAAAGCCATTCCCCAACCCTACCCCAggtgtcttcttcttcttcttcgtctgtGCCCTACCATGGCTTTTCTTCTTGCAATCAAGGCCCTCCCAATCCTGGCTCTTGCCCTTGCCTTATGCGTGCACCCCACGTTCG GTGAAGGAACAGAGTGCGAGAATCTGAACAAGAACTCGTGCTCGTTTGCGGTATCGTCGTCCGGCAAGCGCTGCGTGCTGGAGAAGACGGTGAGGAGAACCGGCGAGGAAGGTTACATTTGCAGGTCGTCGGAGATCGAGGCTGACAAGATCAAGGACTGGATCGAGACCGATCACTGCGTCGAATCCTGCGGCCTCGACAGAACCGCGCTCGGAATCTCGTCGGACTCTCTTCTGGAGTCTCAATTTGCGCAGAAGCTTTGCTCGTCGCAGTGCTACAATGGATGCCCCAACGTCGTCAACCTCTACTTCAATCTTGCCGCCGGCGAAG GTGTGTTTCTTCCGAAGTTCTGTGAAGCGCAAGCGAAAATTGCACGGAGAGGAATGGCGGAGGTGATAAGGAGCTCTGGATTTGTTGCAGAAGGGCCGGAATCAGGAAGCGTGCACGCGGTGAAGTTCACGGATGCTCCGGCTATGGCTCCCTACTGA